In Desulfosediminicola ganghwensis, a single window of DNA contains:
- a CDS encoding transposase, with amino-acid sequence MPRRPRIILPGTPLHIIQRGNNRQACFFADEDYVIYLDWLYEYARQSGCAIHAYVLMSNHVHLLLTLKRKESAGNLMKLLGQRYVQYINRTYKRSGTLWEGRFRSSVIQQNNYFLVCQRYIEMNPVRAGMVKNPVEYRWSSYGVNGQGDSSKLIKQHQIYKELGQDAQERQLAYRELFRHELEPGDIDKIRKATNGNFVLGSSCFQEEIETMLGRRVTPGRPGRPRKRISKS; translated from the coding sequence ATGCCAAGAAGACCACGAATCATACTTCCCGGAACGCCTCTTCATATCATACAGCGTGGCAATAATCGACAAGCCTGCTTCTTCGCTGATGAAGATTATGTTATTTATCTCGATTGGCTGTATGAGTACGCTCGCCAGTCGGGTTGTGCCATTCACGCTTATGTGCTGATGAGCAATCATGTCCACCTTTTGCTGACGCTAAAGCGAAAAGAGAGTGCTGGCAATCTCATGAAGTTACTGGGACAGCGTTATGTGCAGTATATTAATCGAACGTATAAACGCAGTGGTACGCTATGGGAAGGGCGCTTCAGATCAAGCGTTATTCAACAAAATAACTATTTTCTTGTTTGCCAGCGCTATATTGAGATGAACCCAGTGCGTGCAGGAATGGTCAAAAATCCTGTTGAATACAGGTGGTCCAGTTATGGAGTAAATGGGCAGGGTGATTCGTCCAAATTGATAAAGCAGCACCAGATTTATAAAGAACTGGGGCAGGATGCTCAGGAACGTCAATTGGCTTACAGAGAGTTATTCCGTCATGAGTTGGAGCCTGGCGACATCGATAAAATTCGCAAAGCGACCAACGGGAACTTTGTCCTTGGCTCAAGTTGTTTTCAGGAGGAAATCGAAACGATGCTTGGTCGTCGCGTTACCCCTGGCCGGCCAGGCCGTCCTAGAAAACGGATTAGCAAATCCTAA
- a CDS encoding IS30 family transposase, giving the protein MVCPLFASEAISQRIRIDYHDDQQMRISHESIYRWIYLEANSGGQLHRNLRRGRKKRRRQKRYGSGRRFSDRKCITQRPPIVESRQRLGDWEGDTMEGQKSSGLIVTLVERKSRYLVATKLQDKQAARLAKQTTNALSHIPRKARKTLTVDNGTEFAQYKLLEKNACLDVYFAKPHAPWQRGANENTNGLLRQYFPKGSDFRSITEVEIAKAVKRINHRPRKCLNYQTPYEVFWKEVRGALAI; this is encoded by the coding sequence GTGGTCTGTCCCCTATTTGCTTCTGAGGCAATTTCTCAACGAATTCGCATTGATTACCATGACGATCAGCAGATGCGTATCAGTCACGAGTCTATCTATCGCTGGATCTACCTGGAGGCCAACTCAGGTGGACAACTCCACCGTAACCTGAGAAGAGGACGAAAAAAACGGCGTAGGCAAAAACGGTATGGATCCGGCCGACGCTTTTCTGACCGGAAATGCATTACCCAAAGGCCACCAATCGTAGAAAGCCGTCAGCGCCTAGGCGACTGGGAAGGTGATACAATGGAAGGGCAAAAAAGCAGTGGGCTTATCGTCACGCTAGTTGAGCGTAAAAGTCGGTACTTAGTGGCAACGAAATTACAAGATAAACAGGCAGCTAGGTTAGCGAAGCAAACCACAAATGCATTGAGCCATATTCCCCGCAAAGCACGTAAGACGTTAACTGTTGATAACGGGACAGAGTTTGCCCAGTATAAGCTGCTGGAGAAAAATGCTTGTCTCGATGTGTATTTTGCCAAGCCACATGCACCTTGGCAACGTGGTGCTAATGAAAACACCAATGGGCTATTGCGGCAGTATTTTCCTAAAGGATCTGACTTCCGAAGCATTACTGAAGTTGAAATAGCAAAAGCCGTAAAGAGAATAAATCATCGGCCACGTAAATGTCTCAATTACCAGACTCCATATGAAGTGTTCTGGAAAGAGGTGCGTGGTGCACTTGCAATTTGA